Sequence from the Temnothorax longispinosus isolate EJ_2023e chromosome 6, Tlon_JGU_v1, whole genome shotgun sequence genome:
CAATAATGTAATCATGAAACCGCGCGCAGCTCTGATTaacttaagaaattataaagaaataattaatcatcaaCCAAGTTTATACGAATGCACCATCTTATCATGTATCTCATCAtggaattaattgaaatttgcaAGACGCGGATTAACTTCAATCTCGGTtctaagaattaaagaaacacgaagtaaattaaaccgagattaaacataattaactttttacattaattaacttttacattaataattcataagaGATGGAAGATTGGCGCGAGAAATCGCCTCGTGCGCCCTCGCGCCGGCTCAAGTCGTTCCCCAATCTCCGCCTCGCGTGTCTCAACGCGCTCATCCTGATAAAACGCGCTTATGAATATGCCATTACATCGCGCACTCGCGCACAGCGCACACTCGCTCCGACTTCTCCAGAGCGGCGTTACTCCATGGCGCGTGGTGTCCCGTCCCCCGTCCCCCCGCTCCCGTGTGCCCCCGCATCGTGCCGCCGATCGAAGCCTTTTTGTTTTCGCGCAAGCTGGACATGTCAAAGATGACGACGGCGGCGATGGTGgtggtgatggtggtggtggcaTCGTCCTCGGTCTGACGCGCGATCGGGGAAGGAGATTGAGATTGTGTCGCATGAGATCGGTGGCTAAATTGCCGCGGGCGCCTTAGCGAGTCGCTGCGAATTTACTGATAATTGATATGAGCCGTACGAATAACTACAGCATGGTATCTCGCAGGTGAGAGACCCCGTTTTCGCCGCGTCGCCGATCCCCGGATTTCAGCGTCTCCGGCATATCTCCGTGGAAAGCGGAGCCGCGGAAAGCTCCTTGCGAGcgtgagcgcgagcgcgcgcgcgtgttcaAGATCCGCGCGATCCGCGACCTTCGGTCACGGACGCGCGCGGACGATTGACACATCCACCTGTGATCCCGCGGCCTCAAATGCCGTCCTTCTCGTGACGTGACGGCGCGGGGCCGTCACTCTCACGttcgcgcgcgacgcgcacTCGTGCTCGTATGTTAATCGCCGCGAGCGAGGAGCGTCGTCGATCCGCGCGTGtttcgcgcgcgtgcgagTGTCACCGGAGGAGACCCCCGCGCGATCGTCACCACCTGGCCGTGCAGGGTGCGGCATTTGTGCGGCTTGTTACCATTTTTGGTATGACGCTCTCCTCTCGCTCTCCGGCGATCGACACCGCCGCTGTCGAGACCGCTCGACCGCATTTATGCATTAATCCCGCATTCTTGCTGTTATTGCTCGCTTGCTAATCGAGAGCCGAGTGGCCAAGACCCTTGCCAAGAATCCTAGTAATGTTTTCAAAtgtggaaaaaaataatattgactAAGTAAAGCGTATCTGGCCTTTGATATGTACAGATAATTGATTGACCGAATAGATAGATTGAATAGATAGATAATTGGGCGATTAATTGAGAGTTTCAAGTTGCGTGTGATACAAATGATATTAATGTATGATGACGTTCCGCTTGCAGGTGGTTTCACCCGAATATCACGGGTTTAGAGGCAGAACGGTTGTTGATGGAAAGAGGAGTTGACAGCTCGTTTCTAGCACGACCCAGTTCTTCAAATCCCGGTGACTTCACGCTGTCCGTCAGGTGATTACGgaattatatacacatttgaGCTATATCGctacataaattaattgcagACCATATACGAATGTAATAgaatgtaataatacgttggaTACCTCTGTTTCAGACGAAATGGCGAAGTGactcatattaaaataaaaaacgcagGGGACTTCTACGATCTTTATGGCGGTGAAAAGTTCGCCACGCTTTCAGAATTGGTGCAGTTTTACATGGAAAACGGCGGACAATTACGCGAAAAGAACGGTGAAATTATCGAGCTTAAGATTCCTCTCAACTGCGCTGATCCTACGACCGAAAGGTACACAGATCGTGATTCTGCAcgagacattttttaaatataatatttgcataatatttatCCTTTTAAAACGCTTGACACAGCTATTCCTTGTTAATGCTACCTTAAATGTATAGCGTGTAGTGAtggtaaaattataattgaaggTGGTTCCATGGGCACTTGTCGGCAAAAGAAGCGGAGCGATTAATGTTGGAACGTGGGAAAAATGGATCTTTCTTGGTGCGTGAGTCTCAAAGCAAACCCGGTGATTTTGTGCTGTCGGTACGCACCGATGATCGTGTCACACACGTTATGATACGATCTCAGGTTAGGCTaagttatatgtattaatattttatatacagtgTCTGATATACATCCAAGATAAATATACAGGACAGTAACAATGGTACGATTGGTGaatctttatgaaaaaataatttgaaaatatagagAACGAAATTTTTGTTGTAGCAGCTTTTCTTTCGAGCAAGTTCTTGAATGttggaaaattaataacatgttttttcatattaaaatattttatttggcTATATCACAATGCAAGTCAAatacaagaaattaattaatattgcaggATAACAAATACGACGTGGGTGGTGGTCACAAGTTTGATAGCCTTAGTGATTTAATAGAGCATTATAAACGAAATCCAATGGTTGAAACAAGTGGAAGCGTCGTCCATCTTCGGTAAGGCTCTTATATCATATTCTATGTTActcttataaaatacaaacttTTAATGCAGCATAATATCTACTTGTAAATACTATCGATTACTTACAGGCAACCGTTCAATGCAACGCGTATTAATGCCAGTAGTATCGAAAGCAGAGTTAGACAATTACACAAAGAAAACGGTTGTTCCAATGGTTGGCTATGTTGGAATGGTACTAGCGGAAGCAGCGAGGATGGAGTGGGTAAAGGCAAAGGAAAGGCTGGTTTTTGGGAAGAATTCGAGTCGCTGCAGCAGCAGGAGTGCCGGCATATGTTTTCAAGAAAGGAAGGTTTACGTCCAGAAAATCGTGCCAAGAATCGTTATAAGAACATTTTACCATTTGACCATACTCGGGTACGACTAAAAAATGTGGACTCTGATACTCCTGGAGCCGATTATATTAACGCTAATTACATaagggtaatattttttttattaatatctccGATATATTTGGATGTCTCAGaaatttaaagtattattaaaaagtttcctTATAGCAAAGATGTTAAgcaaattcataatttattgcaatttctcaaattttacaacatagAATATGTATTTAAGAGATACAACCATTAAAttgaagattaattaaaattcgaacCGAATATGATTTTGTTATCTAGCTTTCTTCTTAAAGTTTAGTTTCCTCATCTCTGATCATCAGTTACCTGAAAATTATAGTTATCTTGTTATTTTCATTCAAAAATCGATTCTAAATTGACcaaaaaatctgaaagaaTATTCAGTAATCTTGAGACATCTTGCATAATGTTACTTGTATCAATTATACAACAAAGTCGTTTTGTAGAACAAAGAAGGCGATGAAACAAACACTAGCGTTGACAGTGGTGGTGACGATCCGTCATTTGGCAAATGTTACATAGCCACACAAGGTTGCCTTTTGAATACCATACAAGATTTCTGGCATATGGTCTACCAGGAGAATACTCGTGTGATTGTTATGACCACCAAGGAAATAGAGAGGGGAAAGGTACGTGAACCCTCTGAACGCTGTTACAGATAGAAAGCTAATTTTTGACAcgttattctctttttttctagaataAGTGCGCGCGTTATTGGCCGGAAGAAGGGGAAACTTCCGAATTCGGCGAATGGAAAGTGCGTGCTGTAGCTCGAACTTCGACCGCTGATTATACTCTGCGCGAGTTTCTCTTGCAAGGAACCAAATCGGAGTTTTCTGAGTCCAGGAGAATTTATCATTACCACTTTCAAGTAAtgtatctaatatatatacatatatatatttttttaacactgAATTgacatatattctatataatgaattatatataatgagagtagaaataaatttctgtatttaatttgcAGGCATGGCCTGATCATGGCGTTCCATCAGATCCTGGTTGCGTATTGAACTTTTTACACGATGTAAACGCTAGGCAAGAATCAATTGCTGCATCTTTGGCTCCAAAGGAAAAGGATCAGGAAAAGGATGAACCATGCATAGGGCCAATTCTCGTCCACTGTAGTGCTGGAATTGGCAGGACCGGCACATTTATCGTTATTGACATGATTTTAGATCAAATTAAACGTCATGGTAAGTATAGAAACAGTTGATAAACGATTAAGCATCTTGCTGATAATTGAAGTCGCTAAATATACTAACGTCATATAATAACACCAATTGTACATAACAATTCTCTTTTTATGATTCATCatgaaatgatatttttattaatttatttttacctttaatatatattattaatgtgtaCTTGATTTTTTAAGGACTGGACTGTGAAATTGACATTCAACGCACGGTACAGCGAGTACGTGCGCGAAGATCAGGAATGGTTCAGACGGAGGCGCAATACAAATTCTGCTATTTGGCTGTCCTTCATTACATCGAGACTGTATCTCAACGGATGCAAGCGGAACAGGTACTAAAGTTCAATATCGTGTAATGATGTTATCAGACAACTGATTTACTTTCATATTAATTGATTTGTGTGTGTTTCTTTACAGAAATCACTTCAGTTAGGCAGAGAATACACCAACATTCGTTACAAAAGCGAAACGAACGCTTCCACTAATGCTGTTGTGGCCGAAACCTCCACTCCCACTTGTACGCCAACAGTCCCTCCAACACCAGCACCCACTCACCATAATTTGAGGccaaagtaatttttcttagGCACAATCGGTTTCGCGTACATTCGGGAAAGCAAAGAAGAGGCTTGGTTATTCTtttgctctctctttctctttctatcctCTATTTCTCTGTTATTGTAGGTAATATTACGAGAAGAACTATGCGACATACCCTGACATTCGCAGAAGTTTATTCATCATCAAGAATTCAGTTTCGTCTCTCttgttaaatattctttttatcgaCTGCATActtacgatttattttttaagtaattggATTGtgaatatttacatatacacagatatatatattatatatataaatatagaaagaaaaaagagctGTATAATTTATCGATCTATAGCCTGTTATCTTCATGAAAATGAATTACTACaaatatactaaatatttgctggcatattttttatttcctttgcTTATCTGTTCTATGCCATGTATAAAGTCTTGACAagacaataataaaatgatattgaaGACTCGACTTTATTTAACGgaaatttaaacttttcgTAAGTGGAGTAAATTTATCTAGCGAAGATTCGAAGCTCTAGTTGAGGTTTAAAGCCGAGGAAAATCCGAATCCATATTTTGTGGGGATTTAAATTTAGTAAACGCTCAGATCTACTTGATGAAGATATGAATCAGGGTTGTGCTATAAATGTCAAGATTATATCTACAgggatattttatgtatcgtCTGTGTGATGTTCGCGGTatcgcagattttttttatgtagacAATGTAAActattacaaattacaatacaAAAAAGAGTAATTATGAAATGGTTAACATATCTGCTTTTGATATTAACTATAAAGACATTTAAATGTTATGAATTCGAAAGTTGCAATAAATGATCTATATGTAtcaaattctaaatatataaatattctaaaacaTAAGTACTTTGCTTCCCCCGTCTTATAAGTCGACATAAAACGAGATACTGATTTTGTTTCTGGACTAGTTtaaatgatacattttatttctatattaaaaatctatttgttttgtgttcaaaatatattttagctacagtaataatatagtgataatatgaatatatttttgcagattCTTCGAATCATAACAGGAAATTCGTGATTTTAATAGAATcgattatatgttaataattaatattaaagttgtataatattatttgcttaGTATTATCGACAATTATTGCGAAGCAAAACGCTGTTTCGAAAATTTTAcgtggaattttttaaatatgatctGAAATCGTAGGAAAAAAGATCTACGGGGAAGGCCGTGTCTTCTAAACCGGATGATCCAATGGGCGCATGTGCGCATCGCGAAAGAGGTGATAGTTTGTACTGTTCTCTGGAGAACTGTGCTTCGAACGTTGCGTCTTCCCCGAGATTACTTCCTCGTACACttcaagttatatttatagtaataaatattatatatttaaatttttttaaaaatgtgtgaATTAAATTTCAGCGACGGTATTGCAAATGTGTGTCATGTATATTTAACGTGAACGACGTGAAagatagttttatttaatttatttatcgtaagAAATACTCGCAAATCACAAGAAGAACTTTTAATTACCAGCTATGGCAAAGTTCTTGGCAACCATTAAGGCGATAATCACGCGCTTGGTATTCGCATCCCACGGTTTCATCGCTATCTGGCAGGTGACAACATTCAAGAAAAATCAGTATTTCTGGTACCTGAGTTGCCCTATCTTGTTGCTGTTCTTCGAGGGTATTTTCACCCTCACTATAAAGGAAAATCAAGAATGGAAATGGTACGTCAAACTGCagttgcaaatataattattatgctttaaaaaaattttttatgtaagaataatgaaattaagaaAGATTCAATTTCTATGActttccaaaaaataaaaaaggtaaagtAAGATATagttcgattttttaaacaaattttacaatacacttttaatgtataaagttttaaaattaattatttatttataatttacaactACATGGATTATTTCAGCAGTAATATGAATTGGTGtattaaagttaatatatGGTTGAGTCACATTataacacataaaatattatacaaagttTCTCTCTATATCTTCTATATGCTTTTATATTCAATTCTCATTTACGAACTATTACAATTGTTAATTGGATAgctaaagtaaatatttacgaCATAATTATTCCATGCATTACAAAAGGAACAAGAAGCTTAgacaaaaatgatatattttgtagtgttaatatagaataatttacattaaaaatttaaaaactgtaaaatatatataatttaatattattaatttagttactttgtgtaataattgttttaaaaaatacattaatagaTAACTGAACGCAAATATATGCGACtgcaaaagtaaaatataaagattatacatTGTTATCTCCTCTCTTGTCGTATTGTTATACCtgattatcattttatctcaACAGTTATTAGTTGTATAGAAAACATTGCTATACGTAGAGGTAATATTGCGTTAGATACAGTATCATTCATTGCGAAAATCAGCGTAAAAGGGATTCCTCGGAAAGGGTGTGTGTGTTGTGAGACCGTCTCTCAGTTTGACAGACGGAAATTGAAGCATTAGTAACATGAGCCAACAAGTTAGAATCCACTTTGTTCGGGGCACGAGCGGTCGTATCAAAAATTATTGACATCTGCGAAAAAGGGAACTCGTGACCCGATTCCGTTTACCTGACTCATCGATCAATCGAATTAGATGTAGCGCGGAATACCGTCACAGTGCATATTTGCCCTCGAAAATATCCTGAGGAAGAGAATGTGAACAATGagtaacaataaaagaattaaataaacaatataataaaatataaaaaataatataagatttataCAAGTTAAAAACACGAGATGAAAGGAATATCGATAGTTTAAGaagatttttgttatttatttttatttgttgacaCAGCCTGAAATGTAGTGCGTTAAGAGTTTGTTAtttactacaatttttatatttctaggTTTTGCCCGtccgtatttttatatctcagTAGCGTGGTGCCTGCAATATGGTTGCTAGAACTGGATAAAGTAGACAGGAGACTGAAATCTCGCGGGTCGAACATCAATATATCCGAGAATTTCGATCTATCCAATCTGGCAGCAGATGATTTAAAGCATCTGGAAGAAGCTCTAGGCGtgcgtgtaatttttaatcttatctcttttttataaaatttatgaaaaactaataaaaataataattagcagggataattttattaaaatttattaattaaatcaaggTCTTGTTTCGTACCATCCAGGTTGATATCCGATTACCGGACCTAAAAATTTCTACAGAAACATGGGTCACTCTGATCGAACAATTCTTAAT
This genomic interval carries:
- the LOC139814283 gene encoding tyrosine-protein phosphatase non-receptor type 11-like isoform X1, whose product is MSRTNNYSMVSRRWFHPNITGLEAERLLMERGVDSSFLARPSSSNPGDFTLSVRRNGEVTHIKIKNAGDFYDLYGGEKFATLSELVQFYMENGGQLREKNGEIIELKIPLNCADPTTERWFHGHLSAKEAERLMLERGKNGSFLVRESQSKPGDFVLSVRTDDRVTHVMIRSQDNKYDVGGGHKFDSLSDLIEHYKRNPMVETSGSVVHLRQPFNATRINASSIESRVRQLHKENGCSNGWLCWNGTSGSSEDGVGKGKGKAGFWEEFESLQQQECRHMFSRKEGLRPENRAKNRYKNILPFDHTRVRLKNVDSDTPGADYINANYIRNKEGDETNTSVDSGGDDPSFGKCYIATQGCLLNTIQDFWHMVYQENTRVIVMTTKEIERGKNKCARYWPEEGETSEFGEWKVRAVARTSTADYTLREFLLQGTKSEFSESRRIYHYHFQAWPDHGVPSDPGCVLNFLHDVNARQESIAASLAPKEKDQEKDEPCIGPILVHCSAGIGRTGTFIVIDMILDQIKRHGLDCEIDIQRTVQRVRARRSGMVQTEAQYKFCYLAVLHYIETVSQRMQAEQKSLQLGREYTNIRYKSETNASTNAVVAETSTPTCTPTVPPTPAPTHHNLRPNYGKVLGNH
- the LOC139814283 gene encoding tyrosine-protein phosphatase non-receptor type 11-like isoform X2; the encoded protein is MSRTNNYSMVSRRWFHPNITGLEAERLLMERGVDSSFLARPSSSNPGDFTLSVRRNGEVTHIKIKNAGDFYDLYGGEKFATLSELVQFYMENGGQLREKNGEIIELKIPLNCADPTTERWFHGHLSAKEAERLMLERGKNGSFLVRESQSKPGDFVLSVRTDDRVTHVMIRSQDNKYDVGGGHKFDSLSDLIEHYKRNPMVETSGSVVHLRQPFNATRINASSIESRVRQLHKENGCSNGWLCWNGTSGSSEDGVGKGKGKAGFWEEFESLQQQECRHMFSRKEGLRPENRAKNRYKNILPFDHTRVRLKNVDSDTPGADYINANYIRNKEGDETNTSVDSGGDDPSFGKCYIATQGCLLNTIQDFWHMVYQENTRVIVMTTKEIERGKNKCARYWPEEGETSEFGEWKVRAVARTSTADYTLREFLLQGTKSEFSESRRIYHYHFQAWPDHGVPSDPGCVLNFLHDVNARQESIAASLAPKEKDQEKDEPCIGPILVHCSAGIGRTGTFIVIDMILDQIKRHGLDCEIDIQRTVQRVRARRSGMVQTEAQYKFCYLAVLHYIETVSQRMQAEQKSLQLGREYTNIRYKSETNASTNAVVAETSTPTCTPTVPPTPAPTHHNLRPK
- the LOC139814283 gene encoding tyrosine-protein phosphatase non-receptor type 11-like isoform X3, with protein sequence MERGVDSSFLARPSSSNPGDFTLSVRRNGEVTHIKIKNAGDFYDLYGGEKFATLSELVQFYMENGGQLREKNGEIIELKIPLNCADPTTERWFHGHLSAKEAERLMLERGKNGSFLVRESQSKPGDFVLSVRTDDRVTHVMIRSQDNKYDVGGGHKFDSLSDLIEHYKRNPMVETSGSVVHLRQPFNATRINASSIESRVRQLHKENGCSNGWLCWNGTSGSSEDGVGKGKGKAGFWEEFESLQQQECRHMFSRKEGLRPENRAKNRYKNILPFDHTRVRLKNVDSDTPGADYINANYIRNKEGDETNTSVDSGGDDPSFGKCYIATQGCLLNTIQDFWHMVYQENTRVIVMTTKEIERGKNKCARYWPEEGETSEFGEWKVRAVARTSTADYTLREFLLQGTKSEFSESRRIYHYHFQAWPDHGVPSDPGCVLNFLHDVNARQESIAASLAPKEKDQEKDEPCIGPILVHCSAGIGRTGTFIVIDMILDQIKRHGLDCEIDIQRTVQRVRARRSGMVQTEAQYKFCYLAVLHYIETVSQRMQAEQKSLQLGREYTNIRYKSETNASTNAVVAETSTPTCTPTVPPTPAPTHHNLRPNYGKVLGNH